A region of Toxorhynchites rutilus septentrionalis strain SRP chromosome 1, ASM2978413v1, whole genome shotgun sequence DNA encodes the following proteins:
- the LOC129761833 gene encoding palmitoyltransferase ZDHHC16 isoform X2 → MSRIQWRLKEFPKTLLNCVRFRYQYSLQCIRSLTYNHHMNQSYMSDVCLEPIFWFVDNFTHLLGPFFVFAVVCLTASVVIICYWIGLPYWWNRNQNMTYFLLVVGNWLLVNVSYNFYKAAVTSPGCPPEKELINGAVSICKKCIAPKPPRTHHCSVCNKCILKMDHHCPWLNNCVGYGNHRYFFLYMLYTTVGVLFIIVFGFELGYNVLILGDGEGWNEIEPLHGHPVRFNLSGHIIPATEMNDYEDDGLEPARHDLPVPQEYSSNAAKHRAIVFMALINVATLFALGALTSWHSSLITRGETSIEAHINKSETKRLSALGKTYRNPYDFGPRRNWRLFLGVVRKRTWWRHVLVPSGHKPEGNGLSWLTVDDFISIDDCLSFV, encoded by the exons ATGAGTCGCATTCAATGGCGCTTGAAGGAGTTTCCGAAAACACTACT GAATTGTGTTCGTTTCCGGTATCAGTATTCGCTGCAATGTATACGCTCACTCACCTACAATCATCACATGAACCAATCCTACATGTCAGATGTTTGCCTGGAACCCATATTTTGGTTCGTGGATAACTTTACCCATCTGCTTGGTCCG TTCTTCGTGTTTGCCGTGGTTTGCTTGACAGCGTCTGTCGTCATCATTTGCTACTGGATCGGACTTCCGTATTGGTGGAACAGGAACCAAAATATGACGTACTTCTTGCTGGTTGTGGGTAACTGGCTGTTGGTGAATGTGTCGTATAATTTTTATAAGGCAGCCGTTACTTCGCCCGGATGTCCGCCGGAG AAAGAACTTATCAATGGGGCTGTGAGTATCTGCAAAAAGTGTATTGCCCCTAAGCCACCTCGAACCCATCACTGCTCCGTTTGTAACAAGTGCATATTGAAAATGGACCATCACTGCC CGTGGCTTAACAATTGTGTTGGATATGGAAACCATCGCTACTTCTTCCTTTATATGCTCTACACGACCGTGGGTGTTCTGTTTATTATAGTCTTTGGATTCGAGCTGGGCTACAATGTTCTTATTCTTGGGGACGGAGAAGGTTGGAATGAAATAGAACCTTTACATGGGCATCCAGTACGGTTTAATCTTTCGGGTCATATCATACCAGCG ACAGAAATGAATGATTATGAAGATGACGGGCTTGAGCCTGCCCGTCACGATCTTCCGGTGCCGCAGGAGTATAGCAGTAATGCAGCAAAGCATCGCGCAATCGTATTCATGGCATTGATCAACGTGGCCACACTGTTCGCTCTTGGTGCTCTCACTTCCTGGCATTCTTCTCTTATTACACGGGGAGAAACAAGCATCGAAGCTCACATCAATAAGTCTGAAACAAAACGACTTTCGGCGCTAGGGAAGACTTACCGTAATCCGTACGACTTTGGTCCCCGACGGAATTGGAGGCTATTCCTTGGCGTGGTTCGGAAAAGAACTTGGTGGCGGCATGTTTTAGTTCCGTCGGGCCACAAACCAGAAGGGAACGGATTAAGTTGGCTAACGGTCGACGATTTCATCAGTATCGATG ACTGtctatcgtttgtttga
- the LOC129761832 gene encoding transmembrane protease serine 9-like, producing the protein MRTRLVRKYNWCGLVILVFGLAIDGTTGRLQPAENVFPTDVNNALLPNIRQSLNDCHLRYHKYGDYNLVYPIFGVPARIGEFAHMAAIGWTQKDGKIDFSCGGSLITTRHVLTTAHCGSREGIPPDVVLLGTIMVNASIDDPSNKFAQQHKIASFKRHPVHTFSSFYNDVALITLEGTVKINDVVTPACLWDQSEVEFPRLEAIGFGQTSFAGDKTPILLKVQLSPISNDECRKHHYSGTRRLRQGIADSQICAQDSKMDTCLGDSGGPLQIKLMSNHRSTPFVVGLTSFGAFCGTATPSVYTRVSSFISWIEQETNESFNAGTCASRYIQMREADESMVTTRSGSHIFIEPEKSYMDIEFLPKHQVYLGYMKEQNSRIMWNCGGVLINEDYVLTVAHCDKFVFNQTPTHVKIGDLDIHSNHPEAQIIKIEKFIKHPNYKEGFLANDIALVKLENDAIIRPNALPACLVDNDLTMPMYEMAGLGPFNLNNFLREEESVSKNNTLTLTRMRVDATPCQRTNSNQFLCAKNNKFLVPNTCRIEHGGALERETWHYDRYFQYVFGLTVAGKNCGFGSEAYFIRTTTHIEWIESIVLGKRNQNDHGKRLTRQIYFPGMDLNAFVPLIGKPCRISSNALGSCQYYRNCPNSPTSMVIAFCSRGSDPIVCCAKPPTTKRYSLQKCVAHWNEHKRQEEDEYENIPSEGRPVQEGEYPHVAMVGIRNNDAPSWSCNGAVISNRFVLSSAQCVQSRTPNIVRLGATSIAQNAIDIPIEQIIVYPTYNSKYVNGDLALIKLSSEIKFSRNILPACLWPNTEAIPLKLYTLSLDDGLIQVRPRLSKYNQDCSKFFRFDDPLDGSQLCAENYYSTDNTCQDKNGDPLEGVITKENRKISIVIGLAAYSIGCPTNHDTVTIYTRLSAYMDWIRSIVES; encoded by the exons ATGCGGACCCGATTAGTAAGAAAGTATAATTGGTGCGGTCTAGTCATACTAGTATTTGGACTAGCAATTGATGGTACAACCGGTCGTTTGCAACCTGCCGAGAACGTGTTTCCTACCGACGTAAACAACGCGCTGCTACCGAATATTCGGCAGAGTTTAAACG ACTGTCATCTTCGTTACCACAAATATGGTGATTACAATCTTGTCTATCCGATATTCGGTGTGCCGGCGAGGATCGGAGAATTTGCCCATATGGCAGCGATCGGGTGGACTCAGAAAGACGGAAAAATAGACTTCAGCTGTGGTGGATCGCTCATAACAACGCGCCACGTGCTGACAACTGCTCACTGCGGCAGTCGCGAGGGAATCCCTCCGGATGTGGTACTTTTAGGGACAATCATGGTTAACGCCAGTATTGACGACCCGAGTAACAAGTTTGCCCAGCAGCACAAGATCGCATCCTTCAAGAGACATCCAGTGCATACTTTTTCGTCTTTCTATAACGATGTGGCCCTCATCACTCTAGAAGGAACGGTCAAAATCAACGATGTTGTAACGCCTGCTTGCCTGTGGGACCAAAGTGAGGTAGAATTCCCCAGACTGGAAGCGATTGGCTTCGGTCAGACTTCCTTCGCCGGGGATAAAACACCAATTTTACTGAAAGTTCAACTATCGCCGATAAGCAACGATGAATGTCGCAAGCATCATTATTCGGGAACACGCAGGCTTCGCCAAGGAATAGCGGATTCCCAGATATGCGCTCAAGACAGCAAAATGGACACCTGCCTCGGTGACTCCGGCGGCCCTCTGCAAATAAAACTCATGTCCAACCATCGTTCGACGCCGTTTGTAGTTGGACTCACCTCGTTCGGTGCCTTTTGTGGTACCGCAACTCCTTCTGTGTACACCAGAGTATCATCATTCATATCTTGGATCGAGCAAGAAACGAATGAATCATTTAATGCCGGAACATGTGCCTCTCGATACATTCAAATGCGAGAAGCAGACGAATCGATGGTGACTACACGATCTGGAAGTCATATATTTATCGAACCGGAGAAAAGTTATATGGATATTGAGTTTTTGCCGAAGCACCAAGTTTACTTGGGCTATATGAAAGAACAGAACAGCCGAATCATGTGGAACTGCGGTGGAGTGTTGATCAATGAAGACTACGTGCTAACGGTAGCTCACTGTGACAAATTTGTATTCAATCAGACCCCGACCCATGTGAAAATTGGCGACTTGGACATTCACAGTAACCACCCAGAGGCACAAATCATTAAAATTGAGAAATTCATCAAACATCCAAACTACAAGGAAGGGTTTCTGGCAAATGATATCGCACTGGTGAAGCTGGAAAACGATGCAAT AATTCGGCCGAACGCGCTTCCTGCATGTTTAGTGGATAACGATTTGACTATGCCGATGTATGAAATGGCAGGTTTGGGTCCattcaatttgaataatttcctgcGGGAGGAAGAATCGGTTTCCAAAA ATAACACGCTAACTTTGACACGAATGCGAGTAGATGCAACCCCATGTCAGCGAACAAACAGTAATCAATTCCTATGCGCtaagaacaacaaattcttGGTTCCCAACACGTGTAGG ATTGAGCATGGCGGTGCACTGGAACGTGAAACTTGGCACTATGATCGTTACTTCCAGTATGTGTTTGGTTTAACGGTGGCCGGTAAAAATTGTGGCTTTGGCAGTGAAGCCTATTTCATCCGAACGACTACCCACATTGAATGGATAGAATCTATTGTTCTCGGCAAACGGAACCAGAATGATCACGGCAAACGACTCACCCGACAGATATATTTCCCCGGGATGGACCTAAATGCATTCGTGCCATTGATAGGAAAACCGTGCAGAATATCAAGCAACGCTCTAGGTTCTTGTCAATACTACAGGAACTGTCCTAACAGTCCTACCTCGATGGTTATTGCTTTCTGCAGTCGTGGATCGGATCCAATTGTATGTTGTGCTAAACCACCGACGACCAAAAGATACAGCCTGCAGAAATGCGTTGCACATTGGAATGAACACAAACGACAGGAGGAGGatgaatacgaaaacattcCCTCGGAAGGTCGACCAGTGCAAGAAGGAGAATATCCACACGTAGCCATGGTCGGCATTCGCAATAACGATGCTCCCAGCTGGAGTTGCAATGGGGCGGTGATTAGCAACAGGTTCGTTCTATCCAGTGCTCAGTGCGTGCAGTCTAGAACGCCAAATATCGTCCGATTGGGTGCTACAAGCATAGCACAAAATGCCATCGACATCCCGATAGAACAAATCATTGTATATCCCACCTATAATTCAAAGTATGTCAATGGTGATTTAGCGCTGATCAAATTGTCTTCCGAAATTAAGTTCAGTAGAAATATACTACCGGCATGCTTGTGGCCAAATACCGAAGCTATTCCTTTGAAATTATACACCCTAAGTCTGGATGATG GCCTCATTCAAGTCCGTCCTCGACTCTCTAAGTATAACCAAGACTGCAGCAAATTCTTCCGTTTCGATGATCCTTTGGATGGTAGTCAACTATGTGCAGAAAATTATTACAGTACCGACAACACGTGTCAAGACAAGAACGGTGATCCTCTGGAAGGAGTTATTACTAAAGAGAACCGGAAAATTTCTATCGTCATCGGACTGGCAGCATATAGTATTGGATGTCCAACAAATCACGACACCGTCACTATCTACACTCGGCTTTCGGCATACATGGACTGGATCCGTTCAATTGTGGAATCCTAA
- the LOC129761833 gene encoding palmitoyltransferase ZDHHC16 isoform X3, with translation MSRIQWRLKEFPKTLLNCVRFRYQYSLQCIRSLTYNHHMNQSYMSDVCLEPIFWFVDNFTHLLGPFFVFAVVCLTASVVIICYWIGLPYWWNRNQNMTYFLLVVGNWLLVNVSYNFYKAAVTSPGCPPEKELINGAVSICKKCIAPKPPRTHHCSVCNKCILKMDHHCPWLNNCVGYGNHRYFFLYMLYTTVGVLFIIVFGFELGYNVLILGDGEGWNEIEPLHGHPVRFNLSGHIIPATEMNDYEDDGLEPARHDLPVPQEYSSNAAKHRAIVFMALINVATLFALGALTSWHSSLITRGETSIEAHINKSETKRLSALGKTYRNPYDFGPRRNWRLFLGVVRKRTWWRHVLVPSGHKPEGNGLSWLTVDDFISIDGFHN, from the exons ATGAGTCGCATTCAATGGCGCTTGAAGGAGTTTCCGAAAACACTACT GAATTGTGTTCGTTTCCGGTATCAGTATTCGCTGCAATGTATACGCTCACTCACCTACAATCATCACATGAACCAATCCTACATGTCAGATGTTTGCCTGGAACCCATATTTTGGTTCGTGGATAACTTTACCCATCTGCTTGGTCCG TTCTTCGTGTTTGCCGTGGTTTGCTTGACAGCGTCTGTCGTCATCATTTGCTACTGGATCGGACTTCCGTATTGGTGGAACAGGAACCAAAATATGACGTACTTCTTGCTGGTTGTGGGTAACTGGCTGTTGGTGAATGTGTCGTATAATTTTTATAAGGCAGCCGTTACTTCGCCCGGATGTCCGCCGGAG AAAGAACTTATCAATGGGGCTGTGAGTATCTGCAAAAAGTGTATTGCCCCTAAGCCACCTCGAACCCATCACTGCTCCGTTTGTAACAAGTGCATATTGAAAATGGACCATCACTGCC CGTGGCTTAACAATTGTGTTGGATATGGAAACCATCGCTACTTCTTCCTTTATATGCTCTACACGACCGTGGGTGTTCTGTTTATTATAGTCTTTGGATTCGAGCTGGGCTACAATGTTCTTATTCTTGGGGACGGAGAAGGTTGGAATGAAATAGAACCTTTACATGGGCATCCAGTACGGTTTAATCTTTCGGGTCATATCATACCAGCG ACAGAAATGAATGATTATGAAGATGACGGGCTTGAGCCTGCCCGTCACGATCTTCCGGTGCCGCAGGAGTATAGCAGTAATGCAGCAAAGCATCGCGCAATCGTATTCATGGCATTGATCAACGTGGCCACACTGTTCGCTCTTGGTGCTCTCACTTCCTGGCATTCTTCTCTTATTACACGGGGAGAAACAAGCATCGAAGCTCACATCAATAAGTCTGAAACAAAACGACTTTCGGCGCTAGGGAAGACTTACCGTAATCCGTACGACTTTGGTCCCCGACGGAATTGGAGGCTATTCCTTGGCGTGGTTCGGAAAAGAACTTGGTGGCGGCATGTTTTAGTTCCGTCGGGCCACAAACCAGAAGGGAACGGATTAAGTTGGCTAACGGTCGACGATTTCATCAGTATCGATG GATTCCACAATTGA
- the LOC129761833 gene encoding palmitoyltransferase ZDHHC16 isoform X1 gives MSRIQWRLKEFPKTLLNCVRFRYQYSLQCIRSLTYNHHMNQSYMSDVCLEPIFWFVDNFTHLLGPFFVFAVVCLTASVVIICYWIGLPYWWNRNQNMTYFLLVVGNWLLVNVSYNFYKAAVTSPGCPPEKELINGAVSICKKCIAPKPPRTHHCSVCNKCILKMDHHCPWLNNCVGYGNHRYFFLYMLYTTVGVLFIIVFGFELGYNVLILGDGEGWNEIEPLHGHPVRFNLSGHIIPATEMNDYEDDGLEPARHDLPVPQEYSSNAAKHRAIVFMALINVATLFALGALTSWHSSLITRGETSIEAHINKSETKRLSALGKTYRNPYDFGPRRNWRLFLGVVRKRTWWRHVLVPSGHKPEGNGLSWLTVDDFISIDGEDEWP, from the exons ATGAGTCGCATTCAATGGCGCTTGAAGGAGTTTCCGAAAACACTACT GAATTGTGTTCGTTTCCGGTATCAGTATTCGCTGCAATGTATACGCTCACTCACCTACAATCATCACATGAACCAATCCTACATGTCAGATGTTTGCCTGGAACCCATATTTTGGTTCGTGGATAACTTTACCCATCTGCTTGGTCCG TTCTTCGTGTTTGCCGTGGTTTGCTTGACAGCGTCTGTCGTCATCATTTGCTACTGGATCGGACTTCCGTATTGGTGGAACAGGAACCAAAATATGACGTACTTCTTGCTGGTTGTGGGTAACTGGCTGTTGGTGAATGTGTCGTATAATTTTTATAAGGCAGCCGTTACTTCGCCCGGATGTCCGCCGGAG AAAGAACTTATCAATGGGGCTGTGAGTATCTGCAAAAAGTGTATTGCCCCTAAGCCACCTCGAACCCATCACTGCTCCGTTTGTAACAAGTGCATATTGAAAATGGACCATCACTGCC CGTGGCTTAACAATTGTGTTGGATATGGAAACCATCGCTACTTCTTCCTTTATATGCTCTACACGACCGTGGGTGTTCTGTTTATTATAGTCTTTGGATTCGAGCTGGGCTACAATGTTCTTATTCTTGGGGACGGAGAAGGTTGGAATGAAATAGAACCTTTACATGGGCATCCAGTACGGTTTAATCTTTCGGGTCATATCATACCAGCG ACAGAAATGAATGATTATGAAGATGACGGGCTTGAGCCTGCCCGTCACGATCTTCCGGTGCCGCAGGAGTATAGCAGTAATGCAGCAAAGCATCGCGCAATCGTATTCATGGCATTGATCAACGTGGCCACACTGTTCGCTCTTGGTGCTCTCACTTCCTGGCATTCTTCTCTTATTACACGGGGAGAAACAAGCATCGAAGCTCACATCAATAAGTCTGAAACAAAACGACTTTCGGCGCTAGGGAAGACTTACCGTAATCCGTACGACTTTGGTCCCCGACGGAATTGGAGGCTATTCCTTGGCGTGGTTCGGAAAAGAACTTGGTGGCGGCATGTTTTAGTTCCGTCGGGCCACAAACCAGAAGGGAACGGATTAAGTTGGCTAACGGTCGACGATTTCATCAGTATCGATGGTGAGGACGAGTGGCCGTGA